A window of Pseudomonas guangdongensis contains these coding sequences:
- the rlmE gene encoding 23S rRNA (uridine(2552)-2'-O)-methyltransferase RlmE yields the protein MARTTRSKSSHRWLREHFDDPYVKMAQKDGYRSRASYKLLEIQEKDRILRPGMTVVDLGAAPGGWSQVTSRVIGDKGRLIASDILPMDSIPDVTFVQGDFTDDTVFEQILAAIGEHPVDLVISDMAPNMSGVREADQPRAMFLCELALDLAGRVLRPGGDFLIKIFQGEGFDAYLKQVREQFDKVQMRKPSSSRDRSREQYLLARGFRGA from the coding sequence GTGGCCCGTACCACTCGATCCAAAAGCAGCCATCGCTGGCTGCGCGAGCACTTCGACGACCCCTATGTGAAGATGGCGCAGAAGGACGGCTACCGTTCGCGCGCCAGTTACAAGCTGCTGGAAATCCAGGAGAAGGACCGCATCCTGCGTCCCGGCATGACCGTGGTCGACCTCGGCGCCGCGCCGGGTGGCTGGTCGCAGGTCACCAGCCGGGTGATCGGCGACAAGGGCCGGCTGATCGCCTCGGACATCCTGCCGATGGACAGCATTCCCGACGTCACCTTCGTGCAGGGCGACTTCACCGACGATACGGTGTTCGAGCAGATCCTCGCCGCCATCGGCGAGCACCCGGTCGACCTTGTGATTTCCGACATGGCCCCCAATATGAGCGGGGTGCGCGAAGCCGACCAGCCGCGCGCCATGTTCCTCTGCGAGCTGGCGCTGGACCTGGCCGGTCGGGTGTTGCGCCCCGGCGGCGACTTCCTGATCAAGATATTCCAGGGCGAGGGCTTCGATGCCTACCTCAAGCAGGTACGCGAGCAGTTCGACAAGGTGCAGATGCGCAAGCCGAGTTCCTCGCGCGACCGTTCGCGCGAGCAGTATCTGCTCGCCCGGGGTTTCCGCGGCGCCTAG
- the yhbY gene encoding ribosome assembly RNA-binding protein YhbY, which translates to MPLTNEQKKHYKSIGHHLNPVLIVAENGLTEGVLAELDRALNDHELIKIKFALTERDDRRALIDELCKQSRSELVQVIGKMALVYRKAAKQNRQLSNIVRHSL; encoded by the coding sequence ATGCCGCTCACCAACGAGCAGAAGAAACACTACAAATCTATCGGCCACCATCTGAATCCGGTATTGATCGTGGCGGAAAACGGTTTGACCGAGGGTGTGCTGGCCGAACTGGATCGCGCGCTCAACGATCACGAGCTGATCAAGATCAAATTCGCCCTGACCGAGCGCGACGACCGTCGCGCGCTGATCGACGAACTGTGCAAGCAGTCGCGCAGCGAACTGGTCCAGGTGATCGGCAAGATGGCGCTGGTCTACCGCAAGGCGGCCAAGCAGAACCGCCAGCTGTCCAACATCGTCCGCCACTCGCTGTAA